CGAAGTTGAATACTTGGAAATCTTTCTAGACTCAAAATTTTTGAAAGATGGTGTCGTTGTTGTAGATACACCTAGTATTGCAACACTCAGTGGAAGTCAAAAAGAAATTGTTGATACGAAAATCAAGGAAGCAACTGCTCACGTTTTCTTAAGTAGTGCAGAACAAGTTGAGCACAAAGCAGAAGTAGAGTTTGTTCAAAATCAAGACCAAACACTATTTATAGTAAATAAAATAGATCTTATTCGCCCGGAAGAAGAAGAGGAAACTATTGATGCTATTATAATGGATTTTTCACTTAAAACTACTGAAAATCTATTTTTTATGAGCATGCTAAATGATGACCATCCTTTGATAGCAGTTAAGCAGCAATTAGATCAGATAATATTTGGATGCGATAAGTTGCAAACAGAAATTGCTGAAGCATATAAGTTAATTACTCGTCATTATGCTTTGTTAATGAAAGAAAATCTTTTAAAAACAGAAGTAGAATTAGAAAATGAGGCATTTCTTAAGAGAATAGATGATAATATGGATGCGTTGTTTGAAAAGATGAGAAATAATTAAAAGCGAACAGAATAATACAATAAGAAAAGCAAGCCCTCCCAAGGCTTGCTTTATTTATTACATATTATTTGATGATTGTAATTGATAAAGGTACCACATAGTCTTCGCCTTTATTAACAGCAATGATAGCCAAAATAGTATAGACAATACTTGCAATACAAATAGCAATTAAAGGAATAATGCCAATAATAATAAGCGTTAGAATATATGAAACTACGCCGTAAATTGCATAACTAATAGCATAGTTAAAGTAGTTCTTTCCTTGTTGATTAATAAAAGGAGACTCATCTTTCTTCATCAACCAAATAATTAAAGGACCAATGAAACTTGTGAAAAAACTTAACACCCATAATATCATTGCCATTGTGCGATCATCTTTTGGTACATTTTGAAATCTTTGGGGATTTTCAGAACCGTTTTGGAAATCCATATTTCCCACCCTTTCTTTTTTATAAATTGTAATTAGCAATAGTAAGTTTAATACTCTACAAAATGCTCAAAACAATTTTCTCATACATTTATCGTATATGTATAGATAGTCAATTTTTGTCTATATTATGTAGTTTATTTGTATTTACAAAAACTTAAAAATAATTTCAATAAATAGAATGTTATAATTTGATGAAAGATAGATATTGGTGGTGTTAGAAATGACAAAATCTACACAATTACTCGAACTTTATTTGCGCTTTTTAAATGGAGAGCATTTATCTAAAGCAGCGATTAGTCAATATTTTGATAATAAATCAAGCAGAACTATTCAACGCTATATCTCCGGACTTAATGCGTTTATTAGTAGCTACGAGGCAACTGAACATTTAAGTATAGAATATGATCGCCAAATTAATGCTTTTAAAATGATGAATATCGGCAATCAAAATATTGATCAAAAACAAGTGTTAGCTATTATTAAGATGCTGATGGCCACAAGAGGGCTTACTAAGGAAGAAATAGATAATACAGTGGCGCATTTAACTGAACGTTTGAAGCCAGAAGACCGTAAAGTTATTGAACAAGCGATTCTTTCTGAAATGACACACTATCATCCAATGATTCACGAGGCGCCGCTATTAGATAAGATATGGGATATCAACCTCATGATTCAAAATGGAAAGTCGCTTTCATTTGATTATTCAAATGCCATGAACAAGGTAAGGCATCACGTCATTAAACCGATGTACGTCACTTTTTCTGAACTTTACTTTTACGTAGTGGGTGTGAATGAGGAAGAAAAGGTCATTATTTATCGCTTGGACCGAATTCTAGAATATGAGAGTACGAAAAGCCAAATTGCTAAACCGGTTTCTCCATATTTTAAAGAAGGAGAATTGAAGCAGCGCATTTACTTCATGTATGGAGGAGAATGGCAACGTGTAAGATTCGAGTTTAACAACGGGATTATCGAATCAGTGATGGATCGCTTTCCAACTGCGAAATTACTAAAAAAAGACTACGAAAATAACCGCTTTGAAGTAGAAATTGAAGTGATCGGCAATGGAATTGTGATGTGGCTGCTTTCTCAAGGCAGTAAAGTGAAAGTATTATCGCCGCAATCAGTAAAAGAATTATATTTAGACGAGTTAAAAAAGATGATAGATCAATATTGAGTTAGACAAAATTTGTCTAGGGACGTGTGTATGATACAAGTAATCCAAGGCGAGAGGATGATATGCATGTTCAAGTTAACAGACGAACAAAAGAGAAAACTCATCGACATGATATTTGTAATAGAATATGACGAGAGTGAAGATGAAGAAGAAGTCTACCGCGAAATAGAAAATGATTTGAGAGAAGCTTTTAATAAAATTAGACAGCTTTTTTGGGTTTAGAATATAGTAGGAATAGCTTCTGCAGGATGGGAGCTATTCTGTTGATACCTTTTTTAAAGCGTGGCTACGCTCAAAAAATATTTTTTAAAATTATTGAGATAGACAAATAATGACTATCTTAAATTTAGTAAGATATATAGTAAAATAATAGGTAGCAACAAAGTATTAATTTAAAAGATTAAAACTTCGTATATAAATAGTTATTGTTATGTTTTTATGTTTAAGTTATTAAGATGATTTATAAATTTTTGGGGGTTAAAGTGATGAGTAAACAAGAAAAGTTGGCTTTAGATGTAATCGAAAAATCAATGAATCTTCCGTATGTAAAAGTGAATCGCGATGAATTTTTAATTAGAACTTTTCAAGGAAGTAAGCATAGTGCATCAGAAATTTTAGAAAAAGGTCCTTTAGATTTATTTAGTAAAAGTGAATTAGATAAAAAAGCGAATAAGGTAATTAATTCTAATGTATTAAAATCTTCTAGTGCATCGTTTGCTGCTGGAATACCAGGTGGATTTGCTATGGCTGCTACTATACCAGCAGATTTAATACAGTTTTATGGTTTTACACTCAAATTAGCGCAAGAAATTTCATATATTTATGGATATGATAGTCTATTCGATGAAAACGAAGAGTTAACAGATGAAGCTCACGACACTCTAATATTGTATTTAGGTATTATGTTCGGTGTTACTGCAGCAGGATCTTCAATTCGTATAGCATCTCAAAAAGCATCTCAGCAAGCTTTAAAGTCTATTCCAGGAAAAGCACTAACAAAAACTTTCTATTATCCTATATTAAAAAAGGTACTTAAAGTATTTGGAGTTAAGTTAACTAAAGACAGTTTTAGCAAAGCCGTTTCTAAAACAATACCTTTTGTTGGCGGAGCTGTTTCAGGTGGTTTGAATTATGCTTCTATGAAACCTATGGCACGTAGACTAAGAGATGAGTTACGAAAAGATAGAGATAACTATTCTAAAGAAGATTATGAAAATGACTTAAAAATTCTTAATATAACTGAAGATGATTTAATTATCGAGTAATAATATTAAAAACATCGATTCCCCGCGGACTCGATGTTTTTTTGCTTCCCCGCTTCTCCACCTCAAATTGCACCATCTCCATATCTATGTTTAAATTAAGAAAACGCTTCCACAATTCAACACTATATCCAAACACTCAAACCTCACCACACAATTCGATATCAACCGTTGCACCAACTACATTTAGACTTTCTCACAGTCATTACCCAACTCACCCAGATCTTTTTTCACCTAAGTGTCTTAGCATGATGCCAATAAATTAAAGATAGGATGATGTTTTCTGTTATGAAGAGTAAAAGGGAGAAGCATAGAAATATTGTTTATTATACGTCGGTCGCAATTATTTTGTTTGTGACGTTGATTGCGGGTATTTTTCCAAAGTTATTCGGACGATATGCACAGCGTACATATGATGTGATTGCGGGTTCGTTTGGTTGGTTGTTCTTGGTAATTATCTTTGTGTTGGATGTGTTCTTGATTGCGTTGGCGGTTTCGCGTTATGGCCGCTTCAAGCTCGGCGCTGACAATGAGGCGCCGGAATTCTCATTTGTTTCGTGGGTCGGTATGTTGTTCTCTGCTGGCCTGGGTGTCGGGATTGTCTTCTGGGGTGTCGCTGAGCCGCTCACGCATTACTTGCATTCGCCGTTCCCGGATAAAGTGCCGGATCACTCTGCGGAATCTGCACGCGTGGCTATGGGGTATACGTTCTTTCATTGGGGGATTTCGCAATGGTCGATCTTTGCGATGTCTGGACTGACGGTAGCCTACTTCCAATTCCGTAAGCAGCGTAACGGCTTGATTTCGACTGCAATGGAGCCAGTATTCGGGGAGGCTTACAAGCGACCGCTGCGTAATCTCATCGATATCTTGGCTATTATCGCTACGGTTATGGGTATCGCAACTTCCATCGGTCTCGGCATCATGCAAATCGGAGGTGGCTTGCATCACGTCTTCAACTTGCCGAATACTAATGTCACTAAAGTCGCTATTACGATTATCATGGTATGTATCTTCCTCGGTTCTGCGCTTACAGGCCTGAATCGCGGTGTGAAATGGCTGAGTAATATCAACGTCGGTCTTGGGGCAGTCTTACTTATCTTTATTTTGATCTTCGGCGACTTGAAATTTGTTCTAGAATCTTACACGCTCGCTATCGGGGATTATCTGCGTCATTTCATCGAATACAGTCTGCGTGTGAATCCTTATACCGGCGATAACAGTTGGATTCAGAAGTGGACCGTCTTCTACTGGGCCTGGGTCATTGCCTGGTCGCCATTTATCGGCGGATTTGTGGCACGCGTTTCTCGTGGCCGTACTATCCGTGAATTCGTTATCGGAGTGCTGATTATTCCACCGCTTATTTCATTTACGTGGATTGCCGGCTTTGGAGGTACAGCTTTGAAAGTAGCTTTGACTCAGAATACCGGCATCGAGAAAATTGTCGATAAAGATTATTCCGTTGCGCTATTCGAGTTGCTGCAACAATTTCCAATTTCAGATATCACCAGCATCCTGGCTATTGCGCTTATCTTTATTTTCATCGTAACGAGTGCCGACTCTACCACACACATCGTAGCTAGTATGGCCACAGGTGGCGTGGATAATCCGAAAGTGCGCCACAAAGTCATTTGGGGACTATTGATTGGTGCAATCTCCGTAACTATGACCATTGCGGGAGGTCTTACCAGCCTGCAAACCG
Above is a genomic segment from Staphylococcus piscifermentans containing:
- a CDS encoding EcsC family protein yields the protein MSKQEKLALDVIEKSMNLPYVKVNRDEFLIRTFQGSKHSASEILEKGPLDLFSKSELDKKANKVINSNVLKSSSASFAAGIPGGFAMAATIPADLIQFYGFTLKLAQEISYIYGYDSLFDENEELTDEAHDTLILYLGIMFGVTAAGSSIRIASQKASQQALKSIPGKALTKTFYYPILKKVLKVFGVKLTKDSFSKAVSKTIPFVGGAVSGGLNYASMKPMARRLRDELRKDRDNYSKEDYENDLKILNITEDDLIIE
- a CDS encoding dynamin family protein, which translates into the protein MKDYKAEYVKDKNEIINAIEVLLEYVQQNKSELKSLENISEVERIKEDFSRKEFEIVVTGESGVGKSTFINMLVNRNILPKKPTKVMTYIKHSNLTHGVEGTKLHLKNGETNTINNEKLNRLSEKDLSEVEYLEIFLDSKFLKDGVVVVDTPSIATLSGSQKEIVDTKIKEATAHVFLSSAEQVEHKAEVEFVQNQDQTLFIVNKIDLIRPEEEEETIDAIIMDFSLKTTENLFFMSMLNDDHPLIAVKQQLDQIIFGCDKLQTEIAEAYKLITRHYALLMKENLLKTEVELENEAFLKRIDDNMDALFEKMRNN
- a CDS encoding BCCT family transporter, coding for MKSKREKHRNIVYYTSVAIILFVTLIAGIFPKLFGRYAQRTYDVIAGSFGWLFLVIIFVLDVFLIALAVSRYGRFKLGADNEAPEFSFVSWVGMLFSAGLGVGIVFWGVAEPLTHYLHSPFPDKVPDHSAESARVAMGYTFFHWGISQWSIFAMSGLTVAYFQFRKQRNGLISTAMEPVFGEAYKRPLRNLIDILAIIATVMGIATSIGLGIMQIGGGLHHVFNLPNTNVTKVAITIIMVCIFLGSALTGLNRGVKWLSNINVGLGAVLLIFILIFGDLKFVLESYTLAIGDYLRHFIEYSLRVNPYTGDNSWIQKWTVFYWAWVIAWSPFIGGFVARVSRGRTIREFVIGVLIIPPLISFTWIAGFGGTALKVALTQNTGIEKIVDKDYSVALFELLQQFPISDITSILAIALIFIFIVTSADSTTHIVASMATGGVDNPKVRHKVIWGLLIGAISVTMTIAGGLTSLQTASLVTGLPFSIILVLMIFSIMRALRREPTEHFQMSYIEDETDYSIPLEKRERESKEK
- a CDS encoding helix-turn-helix transcriptional regulator, whose amino-acid sequence is MTKSTQLLELYLRFLNGEHLSKAAISQYFDNKSSRTIQRYISGLNAFISSYEATEHLSIEYDRQINAFKMMNIGNQNIDQKQVLAIIKMLMATRGLTKEEIDNTVAHLTERLKPEDRKVIEQAILSEMTHYHPMIHEAPLLDKIWDINLMIQNGKSLSFDYSNAMNKVRHHVIKPMYVTFSELYFYVVGVNEEEKVIIYRLDRILEYESTKSQIAKPVSPYFKEGELKQRIYFMYGGEWQRVRFEFNNGIIESVMDRFPTAKLLKKDYENNRFEVEIEVIGNGIVMWLLSQGSKVKVLSPQSVKELYLDELKKMIDQY
- a CDS encoding DUF4870 domain-containing protein — protein: MDFQNGSENPQRFQNVPKDDRTMAMILWVLSFFTSFIGPLIIWLMKKDESPFINQQGKNYFNYAISYAIYGVVSYILTLIIIGIIPLIAICIASIVYTILAIIAVNKGEDYVVPLSITIIK